A stretch of Cicer arietinum cultivar CDC Frontier isolate Library 1 chromosome 5, Cicar.CDCFrontier_v2.0, whole genome shotgun sequence DNA encodes these proteins:
- the LOC101507087 gene encoding putative calcium-transporting ATPase 11, plasma membrane-type → MTFAINYKLRVAVLVSKVAFQFLQDAQQSDYKVLEEVKDSGFQICGDELGSIVEGHDDDLTMKSLARDGEYSNHSSDLVLLIHINLFGLILIINMITIFYVYSNL, encoded by the exons ATGACATTTGCTATAAATTAC AAGCTGAGGGTGGCAGTTTTAGTTTCCAAAGTAGCATTTCAGTTTCTGCAAG ACGCGCAACAAAGCGATTACAAAGTGCTAGAGGAAGTTAAAGATTCAGGATTCCAAATCTGTGGTGATGAATTGGGGTCTATTGTTGAAGGCCATGATGATGAT CTGACAATGAAATCTTTGGCCAGAGACGGTGAATATAGTAATCATTCAAGTGATTTGGTTCTGTTAATTCATATAAATCTTTTTGGGTTAATCCTGATTATTAATATGATTACTATCTTTTATGTATACTCAAACTTGTGA